A single region of the Chitinophaga niabensis genome encodes:
- a CDS encoding alkaline phosphatase, protein MRKAGFIALVLLCGLTVQAQLKGVKHVILIGMDGLGAYAIQKADNPNMKQLMAEGSWTLKARSVLPSSSAVNWASMLMGAGSELHGFTEWGSKTPEVESRELDLYGLFPSIFTLLRQQKPKAEVGVIYSWGGIGYLFPKKAVNKDQGCPNDTATTEASINYIKEKKPDFLFIHFDQPDGVGHNIGHNIPEYYEQVHKNDVLLGQILQAIKDAGMWENSVIMLSADHGGINKGHGGKTMVEMQIPWLIRGKGIKKGHEVQESVVTYDTAATIAWIFGLKMPQVWTGRPVKDAFEK, encoded by the coding sequence ATGAGAAAAGCAGGCTTCATTGCCTTAGTATTGTTATGCGGTTTAACAGTGCAGGCACAACTTAAAGGCGTTAAACATGTCATCCTCATTGGGATGGACGGATTGGGTGCATATGCGATCCAAAAAGCAGACAATCCGAATATGAAGCAATTAATGGCAGAGGGTAGCTGGACGTTGAAGGCGCGCAGCGTATTACCATCTTCCAGCGCAGTGAACTGGGCTTCCATGTTAATGGGTGCCGGATCAGAACTGCACGGATTCACCGAATGGGGAAGTAAAACCCCTGAAGTGGAATCCCGGGAGCTTGACCTGTATGGTCTTTTCCCTTCGATCTTTACTTTATTACGTCAGCAAAAACCAAAGGCTGAAGTGGGCGTTATATATAGCTGGGGAGGTATTGGCTACCTCTTTCCGAAAAAGGCAGTGAACAAAGATCAGGGATGCCCTAACGACACCGCTACTACAGAAGCGTCTATTAACTATATTAAAGAGAAGAAACCTGATTTCCTGTTCATACATTTCGATCAGCCGGATGGCGTGGGTCATAATATCGGGCACAATATTCCCGAGTATTATGAACAAGTGCATAAGAACGATGTTTTATTAGGCCAGATACTGCAGGCCATAAAAGATGCCGGCATGTGGGAAAACAGCGTGATCATGCTGAGTGCAGATCATGGGGGGATTAATAAAGGCCACGGTGGCAAAACCATGGTGGAAATGCAAATTCCCTGGCTCATCCGCGGAAAAGGTATTAAAAAGGGGCATGAAGTACAGGAAAGTGTGGTCACATACGATACCGCTGCAACAATAGCATGGATCTTTGGTCTGAAAATGCCACAGGTATGGACGGGACGGCCGGTAAAAGATGCGTTTGAAAAGTAA
- a CDS encoding copper homeostasis protein CutC encodes MEKITLEICAASVASCMAAQEGGANRIELCDNLLEGGTTPSYATIALAREKVNIALYPIIRPRGGDFLYDELEFEIMKKDIQLCKQLGCEGVVIGLLTAAGKIDLPRTKELVELAWPMGVTFHRAFDMTDDPFQALEDVIATGCERILTSGQRNTAAEGASLIAELVQKAEGRIAIMAGSGVRANNVAALVNTTHAKEYHTTAKAYIDSQMQYRNPNVSMGGIPGVPEYGIAVSQAEQVKLIRSNAEEALNAG; translated from the coding sequence ATGGAAAAGATCACACTGGAAATATGTGCAGCCTCGGTAGCTTCCTGCATGGCTGCTCAGGAAGGCGGGGCAAACAGGATAGAGTTATGTGATAACCTGCTGGAAGGTGGCACCACACCGAGTTATGCTACTATTGCACTCGCAAGGGAAAAAGTGAACATTGCTTTATATCCGATCATTCGCCCGCGGGGTGGAGATTTTTTATATGATGAACTGGAGTTTGAGATCATGAAAAAAGATATCCAACTCTGTAAACAACTGGGCTGCGAAGGAGTAGTAATAGGCCTCCTCACTGCAGCAGGTAAAATAGACCTCCCCCGCACAAAAGAACTCGTAGAACTGGCATGGCCCATGGGTGTTACTTTTCACCGCGCTTTTGATATGACGGACGATCCGTTCCAGGCACTGGAAGATGTGATCGCCACCGGTTGTGAACGCATCCTCACTTCCGGTCAAAGGAATACTGCCGCTGAAGGTGCTTCCCTCATTGCCGAACTCGTACAGAAAGCAGAAGGCCGCATTGCCATCATGGCCGGATCAGGCGTAAGGGCCAATAACGTAGCAGCGCTTGTAAACACCACCCACGCTAAAGAATATCATACCACCGCAAAAGCATATATAGACAGTCAGATGCAATACCGCAATCCCAATGTAAGCATGGGCGGCATTCCGGGTGTTCCGGAATATGGTATTGCCGTTAGCCAGGCAGAGCAGGTAAAGCTCATCCGCAGCAATGCCGAAGAAGCATTAAATGCCGGTTAA
- a CDS encoding N(4)-(beta-N-acetylglucosaminyl)-L-asparaginase, which yields MSSRRNFLRTAALGAAVLSLDGPSAIAQSKKATGKVKKPIVVSTWDFGIAANKAAWEVLKKGGRALDAVEAGVHVPESDPNNHTVGFSGFPDRDGRVTLDACIMDEFGNCGSVAALEHIVHPISVARKVMEKTPHVMLVGDGALQFALENGFKKENLLTPESEKAWKEWLKKAEYKPVINIENKSYDSKGTTAFNPLQLPGNVYNHDTIGMVALDAQGNLSGACTTSGMAFKLHGRVGDSPIIGAGLYVDNEVGAATATGVGEEVIRVVGSFLVVELMRQGYSPEAACKEAVMRIVKKKPEKAKEIQIGFLALNKKGEHGAFCLQQGFSYAVTTGETPEQEQLIKGKHYFK from the coding sequence ATGAGTAGCAGACGCAATTTTCTCAGGACCGCAGCATTAGGCGCCGCCGTATTATCCCTGGATGGGCCATCCGCCATCGCACAATCCAAAAAAGCAACCGGTAAAGTAAAGAAACCCATCGTAGTATCCACCTGGGATTTTGGCATTGCAGCCAACAAAGCTGCCTGGGAAGTATTGAAAAAAGGCGGTCGCGCTTTGGATGCAGTAGAAGCTGGTGTACATGTTCCGGAATCTGATCCCAATAATCATACTGTAGGTTTCAGTGGTTTTCCTGACCGGGACGGGCGTGTAACATTAGATGCCTGCATCATGGATGAATTCGGGAATTGCGGATCTGTAGCTGCACTGGAACATATCGTACACCCTATCTCGGTAGCCCGTAAAGTGATGGAGAAAACACCGCACGTGATGTTAGTAGGTGATGGCGCATTGCAATTTGCATTGGAAAATGGTTTTAAGAAAGAAAACCTGCTCACGCCGGAATCAGAAAAAGCATGGAAAGAATGGCTGAAGAAAGCGGAATACAAACCCGTGATCAACATCGAAAATAAATCTTACGACAGCAAAGGCACCACTGCCTTCAATCCTTTACAGCTACCGGGCAACGTTTATAATCATGACACCATTGGCATGGTAGCTTTGGATGCACAGGGTAATTTATCCGGTGCCTGTACCACCAGTGGTATGGCTTTTAAACTGCATGGCCGTGTGGGAGACTCTCCTATCATTGGCGCCGGTTTGTATGTAGATAATGAAGTAGGTGCGGCAACAGCTACCGGTGTAGGAGAAGAAGTGATCCGCGTGGTAGGAAGTTTCCTGGTAGTGGAACTAATGCGCCAGGGTTATTCTCCTGAAGCAGCCTGCAAAGAAGCAGTGATGCGCATTGTGAAAAAGAAACCGGAAAAAGCAAAAGAGATCCAGATCGGTTTCCTTGCCTTAAACAAGAAAGGTGAACACGGTGCTTTCTGCTTACAACAGGGTTTCAGTTATGCAGTTACAACAGGCGAAACACCTGAGCAGGAACAACTCATCAAAGGGAAACATTACTTCAAATAA
- a CDS encoding ROK family protein, with protein MSQQLAVGIDIGGTNTKFGVVDRRGNILCQDRMSTKAHEEVTMFLEELHQRLSKLIDQVGGISNIKGIGVGAPNGNFYTGNIEYAPNLRWKGIVPLAQMLQDLFGIPAVLTNDANAAAIGEMTYGSARGMKDFITITLGTGVGSGIVANGQLIYGHDGFAGELGHVIVIPGGRYHPGTGARGSLEAYASATGVTNTALELLEARPDEPSLLRNHTREEIDSKMIYEAAIKGDKLAMEIYEYTGKVLGEALANFVMFSSPEAIVLFGGLTQAGDLIMRPVRHHMELNLLPIFQNKVKLVFSELKESDAAILGASALAWEMKEA; from the coding sequence ATGAGTCAGCAATTAGCGGTGGGCATTGATATTGGAGGTACTAATACAAAATTTGGAGTTGTAGACCGTCGTGGTAATATATTGTGCCAGGACAGGATGTCGACCAAAGCTCACGAAGAAGTAACGATGTTCCTGGAAGAACTTCATCAGCGTTTATCAAAGCTGATAGACCAGGTTGGGGGAATATCGAACATTAAAGGAATAGGTGTAGGTGCGCCCAATGGGAACTTTTATACCGGTAATATTGAATACGCACCAAATCTGCGCTGGAAAGGTATTGTACCCTTAGCACAGATGCTGCAGGACCTTTTTGGTATCCCGGCCGTATTAACCAACGACGCCAATGCAGCTGCTATTGGTGAAATGACTTACGGCTCCGCCCGTGGCATGAAGGATTTCATTACCATCACACTGGGAACAGGTGTGGGAAGCGGAATTGTTGCCAACGGACAGTTGATCTATGGTCATGATGGATTTGCAGGTGAACTCGGCCATGTGATCGTTATCCCTGGTGGCCGTTATCACCCTGGAACAGGTGCCCGTGGCTCTTTGGAAGCTTATGCTTCTGCTACCGGTGTAACCAACACAGCCCTTGAGTTACTGGAAGCCCGCCCGGATGAACCCAGCCTGCTGCGTAACCATACAAGGGAAGAAATTGACTCTAAAATGATCTATGAAGCCGCTATCAAAGGGGATAAGCTGGCGATGGAGATCTATGAATACACCGGCAAAGTATTGGGAGAAGCATTGGCTAACTTCGTGATGTTCTCCAGTCCTGAAGCCATTGTGCTGTTTGGTGGCCTTACACAGGCCGGTGATCTGATCATGCGCCCCGTACGTCATCACATGGAACTTAATCTTTTACCGATCTTCCAGAACAAGGTAAAACTCGTTTTCTCAGAGCTGAAAGAAAGCGATGCTGCCATTTTAGGCGCCAGCGCATTAGCCTGGGAAATGAAAGAAGCATAA
- a CDS encoding MFS transporter has product MSQQTKQGTHPTFFVLILVFFFWGFVAASNSILIPFCKKHFDLTQIQSQLVDFAFYGAYFVGSLILYLLSALKGVDILNRIGFKKGIIYGLLLSGIGAGITIAAVNVGLGMEDKTSAFYLFLGAYFIIALGFSLQQTAANPFAILLGDPAKGSHRLNFAGGVNSFGTTIGPLVISILLFGRAADAAASTGDTDISKINVLYIVLVCLFLAAAGIFAITKMPKGTEDDHFENSSKATRSLIGIAAMFILITVGISREKPLPFFIAGIVGILGILFYSQISARKSSGEGWGAMKYPQLIMGMIAIFVYVGVEVSVGSNMGELLKKPGFLTIDGLKESEIDPYIALFWGGLMVGRWTGAISVFNISKSTRQILSVIVPFVAYGVILSVNHFKGNDISKLYPFAICIVIQILGFFYGQDKPAKTLMTFGIMGTAAMVIGLFTEGQVATFAFISGGLFCSVMWPCIFSLSIAGLGKYTGQASSFLIMMILGGALIPPVQGGLVDIEEIGIHMSYIVPVICFAYLAFFAIRVKSILKSQGIDYESAISGGH; this is encoded by the coding sequence ATGTCTCAGCAAACTAAGCAAGGCACCCATCCCACGTTTTTTGTACTCATTCTCGTATTCTTCTTTTGGGGATTTGTTGCAGCATCTAACAGTATCTTAATTCCCTTCTGTAAAAAACATTTCGACCTCACCCAGATCCAATCTCAGTTGGTTGACTTTGCATTCTATGGTGCTTACTTTGTTGGTTCCCTCATCCTCTACCTGCTGTCTGCTTTAAAAGGAGTAGACATCCTGAACAGGATAGGTTTCAAGAAAGGTATTATATATGGTCTCCTCCTTTCAGGTATCGGCGCTGGTATCACCATTGCTGCCGTGAACGTTGGTTTAGGAATGGAAGACAAAACCAGTGCTTTCTATCTTTTCCTAGGAGCTTATTTTATTATTGCCTTAGGGTTTTCTCTGCAACAAACAGCAGCAAACCCCTTTGCTATTTTGCTGGGAGACCCCGCCAAAGGATCGCACAGGCTGAACTTTGCAGGCGGTGTAAATTCTTTTGGTACTACTATCGGCCCATTGGTGATCAGTATCCTCCTCTTCGGCAGAGCTGCTGACGCAGCCGCCAGCACTGGGGATACAGATATCAGTAAGATCAACGTTCTCTATATAGTATTGGTATGTTTATTCCTGGCCGCCGCCGGTATCTTTGCCATCACTAAAATGCCCAAAGGCACAGAAGATGATCATTTCGAAAACTCTTCCAAAGCTACCCGCTCCCTGATCGGTATCGCAGCCATGTTCATCCTGATCACAGTAGGTATCTCCCGGGAAAAACCTTTGCCTTTCTTCATTGCAGGCATTGTTGGTATCCTGGGCATCCTCTTCTACTCTCAGATCTCTGCCCGTAAATCTTCCGGAGAAGGCTGGGGCGCTATGAAATATCCACAGCTGATCATGGGCATGATTGCCATATTTGTATATGTAGGTGTGGAAGTGAGTGTGGGCAGTAACATGGGAGAACTGTTAAAGAAACCGGGCTTCCTTACCATTGATGGTTTGAAGGAATCTGAAATAGATCCTTACATCGCGTTGTTCTGGGGAGGATTGATGGTAGGCAGGTGGACTGGTGCCATCAGTGTTTTCAACATCTCTAAAAGTACCCGCCAGATCTTATCTGTAATAGTACCTTTTGTGGCTTACGGCGTCATCCTAAGCGTGAATCATTTTAAAGGCAATGATATTTCCAAACTGTATCCCTTTGCTATCTGCATCGTGATCCAGATCCTGGGATTCTTCTATGGCCAGGACAAACCTGCAAAAACCCTGATGACCTTTGGTATCATGGGTACGGCAGCTATGGTGATTGGCTTATTCACCGAAGGCCAGGTAGCCACTTTCGCTTTCATCAGCGGGGGGCTTTTCTGTTCTGTAATGTGGCCTTGTATCTTCTCCCTGTCTATTGCAGGCCTTGGGAAATACACCGGTCAGGCTTCTTCCTTCCTCATCATGATGATCCTCGGCGGTGCATTAATTCCTCCGGTTCAGGGTGGTTTGGTAGATATTGAAGAAATAGGCATTCATATGTCTTATATTGTGCCGGTTATCTGTTTTGCTTATTTAGCGTTTTTCGCAATTCGTGTAAAATCAATCTTAAAATCCCAAGGAATAGACTATGAGTCAGCAATTAGCGGTGGGCATTGA
- a CDS encoding sugar MFS transporter, translated as MTSKTATLAAPQEGGYKQAMIIIGGLFFVFGFVTWLNGALIPFLQIACELTVSQALMVTLAFYMAYFFLSIPSSFILNKTGFKNGMALGLVVMAVGSLIFIPAANSRNFTMFLTGLFVQGAGLSLLQTASNPYISVVGPIESAAKRISIMGICNKVAGALSPLILSTIVLKNASALEEQIKAATDATLKAQLLDDLAGRVIPPYIVMAVVLLVLAFFLKRSSLPEINTDGDDGAVGAAPARSSVFAYPYLFLGVLCIFVYVGVEVMAGDVIGTYGKALGMSLDKTKYFTSFTLVAMLVGYIIGIATIPKIISQDMGLRISAILGVIFTFGAYFTDGNLAVTFIALLGLANALMWPAIFPLAIDGLGKYTKIGSAFLIMGIAGGAILPQIYTGLFDSHGMFNFLYSSSIDFRHAFLYCMVPCYVYILFFALAGHKIGKARAK; from the coding sequence ATGACAAGTAAAACCGCTACTCTGGCCGCTCCGCAAGAAGGAGGGTATAAGCAGGCTATGATCATTATCGGAGGTTTATTCTTCGTGTTTGGTTTTGTGACCTGGCTTAATGGCGCACTTATTCCATTTCTACAGATTGCCTGTGAACTAACTGTATCCCAGGCCTTAATGGTTACTTTGGCCTTTTACATGGCTTATTTCTTTTTATCTATTCCTTCTTCCTTCATCCTTAACAAAACAGGATTCAAGAACGGGATGGCCCTTGGTTTGGTGGTGATGGCCGTAGGCTCACTTATTTTTATTCCAGCAGCCAATAGCCGTAACTTTACTATGTTCCTGACCGGATTATTTGTTCAGGGAGCAGGACTTTCCTTACTGCAAACGGCTTCCAATCCATATATCAGCGTAGTAGGGCCAATTGAAAGCGCTGCTAAACGTATTAGTATCATGGGGATCTGCAACAAAGTAGCAGGTGCCCTCAGCCCGTTAATCCTCAGTACCATCGTATTGAAAAATGCGAGTGCGTTGGAAGAACAGATCAAGGCTGCAACAGATGCTACTTTAAAAGCACAGTTACTGGACGATCTGGCCGGAAGGGTTATTCCTCCTTACATCGTAATGGCTGTTGTGTTATTGGTACTGGCTTTCTTCCTGAAACGTTCTTCTTTACCTGAGATCAATACAGATGGTGATGATGGCGCTGTTGGTGCAGCTCCTGCAAGAAGCAGCGTGTTTGCTTATCCTTACCTGTTCCTGGGTGTGCTTTGCATCTTTGTATATGTGGGTGTGGAAGTAATGGCGGGTGATGTGATCGGTACTTATGGTAAGGCACTGGGTATGAGCCTGGATAAAACCAAATACTTTACTTCATTCACCCTGGTAGCGATGCTGGTAGGATATATAATAGGTATTGCCACGATTCCTAAGATCATCAGCCAGGATATGGGACTTCGTATCTCTGCTATCCTGGGTGTGATATTCACCTTTGGTGCTTATTTCACTGATGGCAACCTGGCGGTAACTTTCATTGCATTGCTGGGTTTAGCTAACGCATTGATGTGGCCTGCAATCTTCCCGCTGGCAATTGACGGCTTAGGCAAGTATACAAAGATCGGTTCCGCATTCCTGATCATGGGTATTGCGGGAGGAGCTATCCTGCCACAGATCTATACAGGGTTGTTTGACTCTCACGGGATGTTCAACTTCCTGTACAGCAGCAGCATTGATTTCAGACATGCCTTCCTGTATTGCATGGTGCCCTGTTATGTGTACATTTTATTCTTTGCCCTGGCAGGCCATAAAATAGGTAAAGCACGCGCAAAATAA
- the galK gene encoding galactokinase, protein MIAQVKEQFHRLFGKDPLIVSSPGRINLIGEHTDYNEGFVLPAAIDKKIVYAIALNGTNTCNAYALFNDEKVSFSLENIKPTKGWINYLLGVVYQLQQLGHQIKGFDCVITGNIPIGAGMSSSAAVEGGLVVGLDHLLGLGIDRMAMARVGQLAEHTFPGVKCGIMDQFANLHGQKDRVMLLDCRSLEFQYFPFEFSRDYKIVLVNSMVHHSLASSEYNVRRAQCEEGVKVLQEFFPDINSLRNVTPEQVEQYKHKLSPKVYDRCLYVTQENERVTKACAHLQKNELKEAGALMYASHEGLSKLYEVSCPELDFLANLAKEREEVAGARMMGGGFGGCTINLVRMDKVDEFISFVQTRYQEHYGKIPEVYVTSIEDGTKVEA, encoded by the coding sequence ATGATCGCGCAAGTTAAGGAACAATTCCACCGTTTATTTGGCAAGGACCCACTGATCGTAAGCTCTCCCGGCAGGATCAACCTGATAGGAGAACATACCGACTATAATGAAGGCTTTGTATTACCCGCCGCTATTGATAAAAAAATAGTGTATGCCATTGCCCTCAACGGCACCAATACCTGTAACGCATATGCCCTTTTCAATGATGAAAAGGTGTCTTTTTCCCTGGAGAACATCAAACCTACGAAGGGTTGGATCAACTACCTGCTGGGTGTTGTTTACCAGCTTCAGCAGCTGGGGCATCAGATAAAAGGTTTTGACTGTGTGATCACAGGCAATATTCCCATCGGCGCAGGCATGAGCAGTTCTGCTGCTGTGGAAGGAGGCCTGGTAGTGGGTTTAGATCATTTACTGGGTTTAGGCATTGACCGGATGGCAATGGCCAGGGTAGGCCAGCTGGCTGAGCATACCTTCCCTGGTGTAAAATGTGGGATCATGGACCAGTTTGCCAACCTGCATGGTCAAAAGGACAGGGTGATGCTCCTGGATTGCCGCAGCCTGGAATTCCAGTATTTCCCCTTTGAGTTTTCCAGGGATTATAAGATCGTGCTGGTGAATTCCATGGTGCACCATTCCCTGGCTTCTTCAGAATATAATGTACGCCGGGCACAATGTGAGGAAGGGGTGAAGGTCCTCCAGGAGTTTTTCCCGGATATCAATAGCCTGCGTAATGTAACGCCGGAGCAGGTGGAGCAGTATAAGCACAAATTATCTCCCAAGGTATACGACCGCTGCCTGTATGTAACCCAGGAGAACGAGCGGGTAACGAAAGCCTGTGCACATCTTCAAAAGAATGAGCTGAAGGAAGCCGGGGCTTTAATGTATGCTTCTCATGAGGGGTTGAGCAAACTGTATGAAGTAAGCTGCCCTGAACTGGATTTCTTAGCCAACCTGGCAAAAGAACGGGAAGAGGTAGCTGGTGCCCGTATGATGGGAGGCGGTTTTGGGGGCTGTACCATTAACCTGGTGAGGATGGATAAGGTGGATGAGTTTATCTCTTTTGTGCAAACCCGCTACCAGGAGCATTATGGCAAGATCCCTGAGGTGTATGTGACTTCCATTGAAGATGGAACGAAAGTTGAAGCATAA
- a CDS encoding Gfo/Idh/MocA family protein — protein MNKHLHRRKFIRNSVAAGVGLSLLNSPAMLFAAEKKEKVRVGLIGVGARGIDHLDLCLRRSDVDVVAIADPDTDYAIPKCRDLIQKHYGAKRKVAEYTNGPEDFRNLLKRSDIDAVIIASPWEWHSIQAIAAMRAGKTPAVEVCGAADIQECWELVNTSEATGIPLFGMENVNYRRDVLAVLNMVRQGLFGELLHLQGGYQHDLRAVKFNDGKQLYGGGVEFGEKGLSEAKWRTNHSVHRNGDLYPTHGLGPVNNMINVNRGNRLLSLTSVATKSRGLHKYIVEHPQGGPNHPNAKVEFKLGDVVSTLIKTNNGETILLSHDTNLPRPYSLNFRVQGTNGLWMDDFDSIHIEGKSKAHTWEKAGEPNDASSYMAKYDHPLWKKYANDASGAGHGGMDWFVINSFIESIKRGTPYQMDVYDLATWYAITPLSEQSIQEGGTVQYIPDFTRGRWINRKPNFALDGEY, from the coding sequence ATGAATAAGCACTTGCATCGTAGAAAGTTCATCAGGAACAGCGTAGCAGCAGGTGTAGGCCTTTCTCTTTTGAATTCGCCTGCCATGCTTTTTGCCGCTGAGAAAAAAGAAAAAGTGAGGGTTGGCCTGATAGGCGTCGGCGCTCGCGGCATTGATCACCTCGATCTCTGTCTCCGCCGCAGTGATGTGGACGTAGTGGCCATTGCAGACCCGGATACTGATTATGCCATCCCAAAATGCCGGGACCTGATCCAGAAACATTATGGGGCTAAAAGAAAAGTGGCAGAATACACCAACGGTCCGGAAGATTTCCGCAACCTGTTAAAACGTTCAGACATCGATGCCGTGATCATTGCCTCTCCATGGGAATGGCACAGTATTCAGGCCATTGCCGCCATGAGAGCCGGCAAAACGCCTGCTGTGGAAGTTTGCGGCGCTGCAGACATCCAGGAATGCTGGGAGCTGGTGAATACTTCCGAAGCCACTGGTATTCCCTTATTCGGCATGGAAAATGTAAACTATCGCAGGGATGTACTGGCCGTACTAAACATGGTACGCCAGGGACTGTTTGGAGAATTGCTGCACCTGCAGGGTGGTTATCAGCACGACCTCCGTGCCGTTAAATTCAACGATGGCAAACAGCTCTATGGCGGTGGTGTGGAGTTTGGCGAAAAAGGCCTCTCTGAAGCCAAATGGCGCACCAACCATTCCGTACATCGTAATGGCGATCTGTATCCCACCCATGGCCTCGGCCCGGTGAACAATATGATCAACGTAAACCGTGGCAACCGTTTACTGTCCCTCACGTCAGTAGCTACCAAATCCCGCGGCCTGCATAAATATATTGTGGAACATCCGCAGGGTGGGCCTAACCACCCTAACGCCAAAGTAGAATTCAAGCTCGGCGATGTGGTGAGCACCCTCATCAAAACCAACAACGGCGAAACCATCCTGCTGTCTCACGACACCAATCTCCCCCGCCCTTATTCCCTGAACTTCCGCGTACAGGGCACCAACGGTCTCTGGATGGATGATTTTGATTCCATTCACATCGAAGGAAAAAGCAAGGCCCATACATGGGAAAAAGCCGGTGAGCCCAACGATGCCAGCAGCTACATGGCTAAATACGACCACCCGCTCTGGAAGAAATATGCCAACGACGCTTCCGGCGCAGGCCATGGAGGTATGGACTGGTTTGTGATCAACTCCTTCATAGAATCCATCAAACGCGGCACTCCTTATCAAATGGATGTGTACGACCTGGCTACCTGGTATGCCATCACTCCCCTGAGTGAACAATCCATCCAGGAAGGTGGTACCGTTCAATATATCCCTGATTTCACAAGAGGCCGGTGGATCAACCGTAAGCCAAACTTTGCGCTGGACGGGGAATACTAG